The segment CGGAGCGCGGCGCGCTAAGATTGAGATACAACCGAATCATCATGAAACCTAAAGCGATACTTACGATCCTTGCCCTGTTCGCGATGCTCCTTGCCGGATGCAACGGCGGTGGCTCCGCCGCACCTGCCAGACCCACCTGCGCCGAGGGGACGAAGCTGATGGGCGAAGGCCCCCCCGACGGCAGTGAACTCTATTGCGCGAAGACCATCAACGGCCAGGAGGTCAAGGACGGTCCCTTCTTGCTCTACCGCCCCGACGGCTCGCTCATGATGCTAGGCAGCTATCATGACGGTAAACAGGACGGCGAATGGACTTTGTGGCACGACAACGGCCAGAAGGCCTCCATCGACCATTACAAGGACGGCGTGCAGGACGGCGAGCACATCGGATGGTACGACAACGGCAAGATCTCAGCGAAGGGGCAGTATAAGGATGGCAAGCGCGAAGGCACCTGGAAGCGTTGGGATCCCGACGGCTACCGGAACTGGGAAGAGCATTACAAGGACGATCAGAAGGTTTCGTGAGCGGTTCTTAAAGTATCAGGTGAAGTTCAATGGGGCTCATTTCCATTGTCGAAGCCGACCTCGCCAATCCGAATCATGAGCGCGATTTCCTCGCGATGATGGATGCGTACGCGCTCGATCCGATGGAAGGCTCCCTCGCGCTGCCGGCCGAGGTGCGGCGCAACCTCGTTCCCGAATTGCGCAAGCATCCCGCGTACTATGTCTTTCTCGCCTACGACGATGGCAGGGCGATCGGCTTCACGCTTTGCTTCGTGGGCTTCTCGACCTTTGCAGCGCGGCCGCTGCTCAATATCCACGATATCGGCGTGCTGTCGGGCTACCGCGGGCAAGGCGTCGGACTCAAGCTGATGACGGCGGTGGAAGGCAAAGCGCGCTCGCTCGGGTGCTGCAAGCTCACGCTCGAGGTCCGCGAGGACAACGATCGCGCGCGCGGGCTGTATCGCAAATTCGGGTTTGGCGAATCCGTCGTCGGGCCGGAGCAGGTACCGATGGAGTTTTGGGCTAAACCGCTTTAAGCCTCTGCTCGACACCGGAGATGCCGACGCTGAAGGCGCCAAGGGCAATTATTAAGAGAAAAACGAAGAATCACACCAGGATCACAAGGCACTGAGAAGGGCGGCGCTCGCGCCGCCCTTTAGAATTTACGTTGTGACCTTGGTGTCCTTCGTGGTGTGACCGTTTGTCATCCTCTTGATTCGAACTCAGAGCGGAGGCAAATCACTCCGCGGCATGGGAGGTGTGCTTATCGCTACATAGGAATTCTACCTGACCGGTTCCATCTCCACAGCTCGTGCATCCTGCCCAGAAGAATGCAGCGTAGCCACGATTCGGCGGCGCGCTATTCGGACCAAACCCGGCATAGGAGTAGGGCCTATTGAAGATATTGCTCTTGTACTTGGTAAAGCTGACAGCATTCGTCGCGGCGGGCACGGTACCGACGGTTTTGTCGAGCCATAGAGGATCGAATCCGATCGCTACCTGGTAGGGATAGGGCCGGTCCTTTGGACAGTACATCAGGCCCCCTAGCTGGGTGTTCTGAGGAATATCGAATTTTTTGGTAGTGACATAGACGCAACTACCCGGCCATTGTCCGTGGATCGAAAACGGACAGGCGAATGGTTGGCCGACCGTCATCCCACTCGAAGGAGACTCAGGAAAATACTCGGTGAAAGGAGGCGATGAGGAGGTCGTTCCAGCGG is part of the Candidatus Binataceae bacterium genome and harbors:
- a CDS encoding toxin-antitoxin system YwqK family antitoxin, with product MKPKAILTILALFAMLLAGCNGGGSAAPARPTCAEGTKLMGEGPPDGSELYCAKTINGQEVKDGPFLLYRPDGSLMMLGSYHDGKQDGEWTLWHDNGQKASIDHYKDGVQDGEHIGWYDNGKISAKGQYKDGKREGTWKRWDPDGYRNWEEHYKDDQKVS
- a CDS encoding GNAT family N-acetyltransferase is translated as MGLISIVEADLANPNHERDFLAMMDAYALDPMEGSLALPAEVRRNLVPELRKHPAYYVFLAYDDGRAIGFTLCFVGFSTFAARPLLNIHDIGVLSGYRGQGVGLKLMTAVEGKARSLGCCKLTLEVREDNDRARGLYRKFGFGESVVGPEQVPMEFWAKPL